Below is a genomic region from Onychostoma macrolepis isolate SWU-2019 chromosome 15, ASM1243209v1, whole genome shotgun sequence.
TGCCAAACAGAAAGTGAGATTGTATCTTAGAAATGCTTTAAGGTATTGAATCTAAATTTTCTGAATATTGTTTTTATCCTGTGAGTACTGGAGCAGTATGGACACAGTGCCACCAACTGgtcaaaaaatcttaaaaaattgCTTTTTAACTTAAAAGTTTCAAAAAGGTTTAGcctaaaatcatgaaactttgATGAAACAATGTTCAGTTAAATTCACTTGCAATggttttgttaatgtttatcTGCTTTTGTCACTCACATTGACAATGTCCCAGTTTACATTCTTATTATTGATTGTAGACAGCCTCGTCATGATATGCAAGGGATACATACACAATCTGAACAGAGGTATGTATGACACATTATTTCATCAGTTTTCACTCATTAATTCATGTTAAAAACTTTCATTATCTAATAGCAATTTTAACCCTATTCTCTGATGTAGGAGATCATTTTGGAACAGATTTTCAAGGTTGTAGTTTTCTTTACTAAACTTATCTTTGTATCTGTGTGTTTGGTCTTGAGACTAAATTTAAAATTTCTCCACCAGTCGTTATAGTATACCTGAAGGAAGAGCAGCTTGGACTAACAGAGGAAACAGAAGTGATATCGGGCaagtaaaatacataaataaataaatcaataaaaagaagtaaaattactttttaattgttgttgttgttttggtcCAACCAAATGAAGTGTTGGTCTTTGTTTCCAATCCACTAATACTGTTATCTACAGGTACACTGGAAATGCTCCTAAAAGACCACCAAAGGCTGGACAAAGGCAGGTTGAAAATATGATTACAAAAATTGTTCAAAAAATTAATCATAGTTTTTAAACTGTCTCATGTTCTGTATAGTTCTGTGTTTATTAAAACTCATTGTGAACCTTCTTCTTTCTGCACTTTATTTGGTTTACTACACAAACGTTACAgaaaaattacatgaatatttaAACTTCATATCTTTTAACAGACAGAGCATCTGGAGACGATTTTCAAGGTAATTAGTATTCTGATCAGTATTGCTTACTTATAATTGTCTTTGCATATTAGTTGGTCCTTGTTTCCAATCCACTAACTAGTGTTAACTACAGGTATGCTGGAAATACTCCTGAAAGACCACCAAAGCCTGAACAAAGGCAGGTTGAaagtataattataaaattataaatgttaaaaaattattcttactttttaaacattgcattacTTAAATGTTAACTCTGTTAACAGACGGAGCATCTGGAGCCGATTTTCTAGGTAAGCAGTATTCAAatttttgtgttcattttgtgttatgtgtttcattattaaataaaaaataaataaatagaataaaaaatcctctgatttttatttttttcttctgttttttgttgtaGACACCAGTCACCCAGAACCAATGCAAATCTGAGAGCAGAATACAAGTCAGTACTTTATTCTTTAATacgactactactactactactactaatatttCTGCAAGATAAATgtttccttacatttatataataaaaagattATAATAATACTCTTTCAACAAATGGCTTACTTGTCTTTGCATATTAAACAGATATGAAAAtctaatttcatattttagcatttcagaaattttaaataaatataggcTGCATTTCCTAAAGTCGCATCAATGATGAACCTTCTCTCTCTTCACAGGGCAAACAACACATGTGTGGTGTCAGAAAGCAAGCCTTTCTCGAAACCTCATATGCCGTCACCAAAGAGGTACAGTAATGCATTTGAATGGCACATGAGTCCCTCAAAGTCTAAATTCATTGTACTCATGTTACACAGCAAAATAATAGTATTGACTGCAGTGTGTAAAAGTCCCCTTGCCACTTCAAGATTCCTAACCTTGGTtctttaatattgtttgttGCAATGGAAAAACAAATTGTAGAATTTTTGTAATTCAGAAGCACTgtatttgttcttttattttgctacttggcatatattttaaataaaaccataCAGAGGTCTatgcaaatgcaaatatttatgAGATGTATACATTCTTGTTTTTCCTCATGCACCTCAGTGAGCCAAAATCCTACCGTGTGAGTACATTCATCACTACATTTGCTTTCTTACAGTATGGAAAACTTGCATAAATATGCTTcaaatatcttaaaaaaaaaaagctaaaatatGACTGACACGCATCTCtttaaattttcctttaagGGTTATGATTCTGGTGCTGATTTTATATATGGAAATGCCTGATGAAAATATTACATCATCGGGACGTGCAAATGCTCTGACAGATGGATAATGTGGTTTGGGTCCAGATCACATCATTTCTCCGTCCTGTCCACCTGTTCAACATTGTTTTATAATAGAAAGATAACAAAAAGATAATGAAAACAAAGATTTTCTCATATTATGCTTTTTaggaaatgtttcattttagaattataaatgcataaatagtgtttttatttttttatttttctttgactCTGTAGTTTGTATTGACTATAATATGCTTATATGCTTCACACATTATTCTGTAAAATCACTTTTTGTGAAATGCATTGCTTAAACTATGCTTGTGTCCATCATTTAAACATACATGTGGTTTGTGGCTTAGGTATTTACATAATCACAGTATTTTTTGTGTCTCAAAGATGATTGCATGGATATCTAGAACACGGATATCTACACAAATACCATTGTTGGCGAatttctttttctatttctCTTATATTGTAGtatataataagaataatatagCATACCcgataagacaaaaaaaataaaataaaaaataaaagaaccaGCATTCCCATACAGTGGACGATGCTGAAAAAGTATGAAATATAAACTAAAGTTTATTATAGCCTACTGAATTACACTTTTCCATATGTCATATGTCTCCATATGTGAGTgcatatgtatgtttgtttgtttgtttagattagttatgtgtgttagcgtttagttaataaaagttgtgtgcacaaattacatgagtttctggttctgccttgcaaattagtGTCTCTTTAAGATTTTGACCCtggctacatgctctaatgcattaatgggaaagtattttctgtggccacggaaatatcctttcttagagttgatatgaacttacactgaatgttcgctggacgaacagatcagttgatggcaatttaattctgctacagttattactgtgagccgatataaataattgtaattaatcataattaattgtaattatttatatacatttcccttttgagctgatcTGCTACAGTGGACTGCATATATCTGCAACATATCACGCGCACAATGTAGACTACAGGTAGGTTaatattagggctgcacgatatatcgcaaAATTATCGTTATTGCGATAATAGTATATGCGATATCCGTATCGCAGAGAGTTgcgataaattacatttattttatgtgcCAAGCATTTGTTGCATGCATAGGTTGTCCaaatttgaccaatcagatGGTGCCTTGCTATCTTTATAGCCGCCTCCCAAGTAGGTGCTATATGCTATTGGCTAGACCGGGCCCAAAGGTGAATCTAGTGGCTCGAGCAGAGAGTGGAAAATAAATATGGCGGGAGTTGAGACAAGCGAggaaaattaattcaaattaaattaattttttgacagCAGCGAAGAACTTGTGCCTAAAAAGAACTGCACGTCTGAAATATGGCAGTATTTTGGCTTCAAGAGAGAAGACGTGTCACAAATGCAGGTACTGTGTAAGTCGTGCCGGAAAACTGTGGTCACGTCGAGAGGAAATACAACTAATCTCCACAGTCATCTGGAACACAACCACAGGGAGCTATATGAAGACTTCCGAAAATGTAAGGCCAAATCCACCAAAACTGCTAATGAAAAGCCAAGTAACAATAAGGGAGTCTTACAGACAACAATCGATCAAAGTTTTACAAATGCAACGCCTTACGGAAAAATGTCGAAACGCCACAAGGAATTAACAGATGCTGTCACACGCTTTTTAGCTAAAGACATGATGCCTGTTAACACCGTGAGCAAAGAAGGCTTTGTGGGTCTAATTAACAAATTGGACCGAAGATATCAGCTGCCATTGAGAAATTATTTTTCTCATGTCGCAATTCCACAGATGTACGACACTTGTGTGAAGACGGTGAGCTCTGAGCTGCGCCAAGTGGACTTCTACGCTAGCACCACTGACCTGTGGTCGAGTCGCACGACTGAGCCCTATATGAGCTATACCGTTCACTTTGTTACTCAAGACTTTGAATTAAAAACACGATGTCTGGGTGTTGTGTATTTCCCCGAATCCCACACCAGTGAAAACATAGCTCATGGGCTGCGGGATGTTTTAGCCAGCTGGAACTTAAAAGAGGAAAATCAAGTGTCCATTACAACGGATAACGGCGCCAATGTGGTGAAGGCTACTGAACTTAATAATTGGGTCAGGCTACAATGCTTTGGACACCGCTTGCATCTGGCCATCGGTGAGTATTGAATGTTTATATTtgcaataataaaattaaaactgaaaaaaggtACAGTTGTTTGTATAGTTGCAGGTAGACTAGATATGATTTgggatattgtaatatttaagatAGTTTATttaggaaatatatatttacagagGCTAGTAAATTGTATCTGACAGTTTTCTATCTCAAATGCTGttatataaaattgtaattataatattgCAATGTTATTTCACCATGTATGtccttgttgtttttttcttaaatctTCAGAAAATTCTGTTAAAGGTGATGAGCGCATTACTCGAGCTGTTGGTCTCTGCAAAAAGTTAGTGGGACATTTCTCCCACACCTGGAAGGGGAAGATGgcactgaaaaaagcacaaaaagagCACAACCTCCCGGAGCACTCCCTCATCACAGAATGCCCTACAAGGTGGGGTTCGAGGCAGAGAATGATTCAGAGAGTTCTAGAGCAGCAGCGGGCCATAAGCGACGTCCTGTCTGCAGACAGAAAGTCAAGACATTTAGTTCCTTCTTGGCAGGACCTAGATGTACTTGAGTCCATAAACCAAGCAATGCAGCCTCTGCAAGAATTTACAGATGCTCTATCAGGTGAAAGTTACGTAAGTGTTTCATATGTGAAACCTGTACTTCACTTGATGAACACCTCAATTCTTGCTGCAAAAGAAGAAGACAGTGATTTAACAAAGTCCATAAAGATGAAGATTCTAGAGTACATGAACACCAAGTATGACAACCCTGCAACTCAAGAACTTCTGGACATGACCTGCTTTGTGGACCCCAGATTCAAAGCCGACTACATCAGCTCTGACAAGGTGTCAGACATCAGAGCCAGGGTGATGTCTGAAATTGAAGCAACTGTGCCACAGGTAAATGTTAATATGACAATAGTAAGTGACAAAATAATGCACTATAACTAGATTTGTTtacaatatttactttatttctatattttaggAGCAAAGCCTAAGTAATCAAGATCACCAGGGCATGGGTCCATCAGATGTCACCCTAAAGAAGGCCAAAAAATCCCTGGGCAGTTTCTTCAAGACATCCCCAGCTCCGTCATCTATGGAACCATCGCACACTGTGGAAGTTGAATTGAACAACTACATGATGTCTCCCACCATAGACAGTGAGATGGACCCTCTCACTTGGTGGCAAGTCCATCAGGTCGACTTGCCACACCTGAGTAAACTAGCCAGGAAGTATCTCTGTATACCAGCAAGTAGTTCACCTTCAGAGAGACTTTTTAGTACATCAGGAAATGTTGTGACGTGCCAACGCACATGTTTAAAACCTACCAAAGTCAATATGCTAGTTTTCCTGGCAAAAAACCTGGAATAAAATGGCTTTCACAGTTAAGCACATTTGGCACTGCATTGTGCTAAAACATAGGTTTACAtgttattacttattttatttatgtggaTTTTGACAAGATGTTAGTATTTCCACTACATACCAATTTATTTAAGGCCTGTACATTTTGTTTaataggatttttttatttaatttttgttttataatatttatttttatttaaaaaaaaaaaacaggcaaggaaatattttgtttaaaagattATCTTGTTTTAAGATGCTCTTGATGATTGTATGGTTACATGTGAATAAAAAGCAATGTTTGAGAGTAATGCATTTTGTGTTTGCAGGTCTATGGTAACCGCAAACCAGAAATCAGAATCTGCGGAGGTTTTCAGTCATTCATAGTGTTTTAAAGTCTAAATGTTTGCTCCTTccttgacagttttttttttttttagcctgaATTAGATTTAATTAGATCAGAAGAATATCTATTACCTGTTTATTTTAGCATGAtcattacataaattaaaaaaatatataaaataaataaataaattctctaGGGAAATGTTATATCGCAAGAAATATCGTTATCGCAATATTCAACAACAATATCGCATATCGCATATTTTcccaatatcgtgcagccctagttaaTATACTATTTTCTTAATTTTGCGctttattaaattcaaaacatttttttaaatgcatttgtaatATCAGTTTCTGAATACCcaaggttgctatggtcacgcttCGTGCATTAAACGCATGGCCACgataaatataaatgtctttctcTCAACATAAGAAGTCGTGCTCCCCCGATCATGTCCCCTAGCTGCcatctttttgatcattttttcatgaaaatattttttattttttaaagtaacacataggcctacataatgtcacagaaacaaatccacAGCTGAACCGCGGCAACAAGTTGTGTTTTCGTAATCAGCAGTAACCTATTTGAAGGAATCAGGATTGAACTCACTCCTTAAAACAGTGACTTGGCGCCACTCTGATTTAGTTTCATATTAAACGTATCAATTAATTGAATGACATATTGACATATTTCTGCcttcaaattttaaaacattaatttcatagcatgttatgcatttgtaggctaactgcagtgtaaatgcattcagtaATGATGTCTCTGATGGCTTTTGTTGACACTGATTGGATTTTTACTAGTAACAgccctttattattttaactgaatGTATCAATTGGAATTAAGAACGTAGTATTCCATATTAATGATGCATACATTAACCTTTTGAGCggtacggtcccacatatgggattttcATTTCCGTGCCGCTGGGagtacggtcccacatatgggatttagaacgttcggtgacgtcgcataactgccaaattcaaactgtGTTTTCGCGCGTTGACTGAAGCTGAGATGCCGCTGCACTTGTCATATAATCGTATCTATGTAGTGTTTTTAAccacataatgtttattttatgctttagacatttaaatacacataagtactagtaaaacaatacatttagagttCGTAAAATTCACTCAGAtgtttatggaagcagcaataacaatccattcaaatataattttcagacgtgttttattaatatcaaatacatagtgtaagtaactataaagttcactCTATTCTTCTCCCATCTCACCCACCACTTACTTGCATGTATTTCGCGAGAAATTGATGAATTTACGTGATGTAAATCCGACTGACAGGACTCTGAACTgcagcgcgaacaaacatggcggcgcccatctcacattacagatcacatcaagatcatttagaactgtttttatacgataaaacacactcatttgcacatatttgtgaatcggaatatcagatagttgaatatggtaagcaagtttatgaatattttgaataaaaaaggaaaaacgaaataaaagcaatccatctgtcatacagtgttattgtggcCGGTCTGTCACGTGACAATCATgacgtcgccatggaaacattaaggggaaacgttctaaaataacggtcgcctaaaaaaaactcactctggggggaccgctggaatattttaaactcaccactgaaaaggttaatacagtgttttttcttttctttttttttttttttaaatgcccctGGACATCAGTTTACGGGTTTGTTTCTGATGCTGtcaatgttgtttttggttacattaaaaaaaatgcagttagcTCAAAAAGCTGAGGGCACACGGCAGGAGCTGTTTGGATGAGAATGATGCTTGTATGTTCAATGCATGTGTTTCACTAGCTCCGTTCCCATGGACACCTTTTGTTTGACCTAATTCTGGATATTTCCATCCTAAAACATGTGATTAATCTGTATCTAAAGCCATGTCTACGCCaagagaacccattataatcagttgatGCGGTGACTGTCCACACCGGAAGTGGTGGGAGGCGACAAATCTTCTACAGTGACTTCTTCTATTCCGAATATTGGAAACATGCGTTGTATGCGTTGAaagtgaaacctaaaaaaacagCGCGCATAAGAGAGCGATTGCACGCTTTCGCGAGCTTCAGCAAATACACGCAATCACAGATTGCATGCTTCCCAGCCCAAACAACCCCCCacgtgaaactgaaataataaccgtgatataagattttaaCCATATCGCCCATCTAGTCATTCATCTCACACTATCAACAGGCGCATCATGTAGGTTACACTTCTTGTACTTCGTTTGGGCACCACAA
It encodes:
- the LOC131520840 gene encoding E3 SUMO-protein ligase ZBED1-like encodes the protein MLFHHVCPCCFFLKSSENSVKGDERITRAVGLCKKLVGHFSHTWKGKMALKKAQKEHNLPEHSLITECPTRWGSRQRMIQRVLEQQRAISDVLSADRKSRHLVPSWQDLDVLESINQAMQPLQEFTDALSGESYVSVSYVKPVLHLMNTSILAAKEEDSDLTKSIKMKILEYMNTKYDNPATQELLDMTCFVDPRFKADYISSDKVSDIRARVMSEIEATVPQEQSLSNQDHQGMGPSDVTLKKAKKSLGSFFKTSPAPSSMEPSHTVEVELNNYMMSPTIDSEMDPLTWWQVHQVDLPHLSKLARKYLCIPASSSPSERLFSTSGNVVTCQRTCLKPTKVNMLVFLAKNLE